A genomic window from Maylandia zebra isolate NMK-2024a linkage group LG20, Mzebra_GT3a, whole genome shotgun sequence includes:
- the agap2 gene encoding arf-GAP with GTPase, ANK repeat and PH domain-containing protein 2 isoform X5 codes for MTSNSKTVNSAAIKAEIKRHDSLQTAINRLAKQFERVGDQQLRSGLKVYLHSIQVNIANSQEWTLSRSIPELRLGVLGSLKSGKSALVNKYITGSYSAVEKPDGGRYKKEVLVDGQSHLLLIREEAGPPDAQFSSWADAVILVFSLENEASFQELYQLYSQLSAFRSDIPVIVVGTQDKISSTNPRVIEDQRARQLCIDVRHSLFYETCATYGFNVDRVFSEAAQKIVAQKKQAALQACKSLPNSPSHSGGSTPGSASFPGQASNGPSIGYAYSLPSTPVVSHRELRVAQGDGGGSVNARSLKSIPRRPSLFKNRDTDKKGGDAKGDLSSLRGVPIKQGILWKRSGSSLNKEWKKKYVTLSNNGTLSYHSSSSDYTQNTHGKEIDLLRVTVKVPGKRPPRAVAPTGPSPAPPGAVPGVNGLSKELPAADSTSTVPQLCPATLSVVADDRSGGLSPQGGERGLQRCPSSLSTKAQSVDALEATAGSFGGKDPSQSSPMSDRKKNRRKKSMNQKGDAAVGQAEAKRKMWKLKSFGSLRNINKTEEENADFIIVSFTGQTWHFEAPSMDERDSWVTAIESQILASLGSCESGRNKARRSSQSEAVALQAIRNAKGNSQCVDCEAPNPTWASLNLGALICIECSGIHRNLGTHLSRVRSLDLDDWPGELTQVLAAIGNHMANSIWESCTQGRTKPTPSATREERESWIRAKYEQRAFVAPLVPASGAQLPEDGVPVWLLSAVTDRDLPRLLLLLAHSTKEQINAPPAGSPSLPRTALHAACQLGDVVMTQLLIWYGIDVKAKDNQGQTAMMLATKKGSKSCIDILLQHGCPNETSPTAATPILSRRSSTASLGRTSSRKR; via the exons tAAATATTGCCAACAGCCAGGAGTGGACGCTGAGCAGATCCATCCCTGAGCTGAGACTG GGTGTTCTGGGAAGTCTGAAAAGTGGCAAATCGGCGCTGgtaaacaaatacatcacagGCAGTTACTCCGCAGTCGAGAAACCTGATG GTGGACGGTACAAAAAGGAAGTGCTGGTGGATGGTCAGAGTCATTTATTATTGATCAGAGAGGAGGCTGGACCACCTGATGCACAG TTCAGCAGCTGGGCTGATGCAGTCATTCTGGTCTTCAGCTTGGAGAATGAGGCCAGTTTCCAGGAGCTCTACCAGCTCTACAGCCAGCTCAGCGCCTTCCGCTCAGACATCCCAGTCATAGTGGTCGGCACACAAG atAAAATCAGCAGCACCAACCCTCGCGTGATTGAAGATCAGAGAGCCAGACAGCTGTGTATTGACGTGCGTCACTCCCTCTTTTACGAGACCTGCGCCACCTACGGGTTCAACGTTGACCGAGTGTTTTCAGAGG ctgctcAGAAGATTGTAGCTCAGAAGAAGCAGGCAGCACTGCAGGCCTGCAAGTCTCTGCCTAACTCACCCAGTCACTCGGGAGGTTCCACACCTGGATCAGCATCGTTCCCTGGACAG gCCAGTAATGGCCCCAGTATCGGCTACGCCTACTCCCTCCCCTCCACCCCTGTGGTGAGCCACAGAGAGCTGCGAGTTGCACAGGGAGACGGGGGAGGCAGCGTCAACGCTCGCTCGCTGAAGAGCATCCCCAGACGCCCCTCGCTCTTCAAG AACCGGGACACAGACAAAAAAGGTGGCGACGCTAAAGGCGACCTGAGCAGCCTGCGGGGCGTTCCGATCAAACAG GGCATCCTGTGGAAGAGGAGTGGGAGCTCTCTGAATAAGGAGTGGAAGAAGAAATATGTCACCCTGTCCAACAATGGCACGCTGTCTTATCACTCCAGCTCCAGT GACTACACGCAGAATACCCATGGAAAGGAAATCGATCTGCTGCGTGTGACTGTTAAAGTTCCCGGGAAACGTCCTCCAAGAGCAGTCGCACCGACAGGCCCCTCGCCCGCCCCCCCTGGAGCTGTACCTGGAGTCAACGGGCTGAGTAAAGAGCTGCCAGCCGCTGATAGCACCAGTACAG TTCCTCAGTTGTGTCCAGCTACCCTCTCTGTCGTTGCCGATGACCGGTCTGGCGGTTTGTCCCCTCAAGGAGGTGAGCGAGGACTTCAGCGCTGCCCCTCCTCATTGTCCACCAAAGCACAAAGTGTCG ATGCCCTGGAAGCGACAGCCGGTTCGTTTGGTGGAAAAGATCCCAGCCAATCATCTCCCATGAGCGACAGGAAGAAgaacaggaggaagaagagcatGAATCAGAAAGGGGATGCAGCCGTCGGGCAAGCCGAAG CCAAACGCAAAATGTGGAAATTAAAGAGCTTTGGTAGCTTGAGAAACATTAATAAGACAG AGGAAGAGAATGCCGACTTCATCATAGTGTCGTTTACTGGGCAGACGTGGCACTTTGAGGCTCCGAGCATGGACGAGAGGGACTCGTGGGTCACAGCTATAGAGAGCCAAATCCTGGCAAGTCTTGGTTCCTGTGAGAGTGGCAGAAACAAG GCGCGGAGGAGCAGTCAGAGCGAGGCCGTAGCGCTCCAGGCCATCCGAAATGCCAAAGGCAACAGTCAGTGTGTGGACTGCGAAGCACCGA ATCCCACTTGGGCCAGTCTCAATCTGGGTGCGCTGATCTGCATCGAGTGCTCAGGGATCCACCGAAACCTGGGGACTCACCTGTCCCGTGTGCGCTCGCTGGACCTGGACGACTGGCCGGGAGAGCTCACACAGGTGCTGGCTGCCATCGGAAACCACATGGCCAACAGCATCTGGGAGAGCTGCACCCAAGGACGGACCAAACCCACACCGAGTGCGACACG agAGGAGCGAGAGTCATGGATCCGTGCCAAGTATGAACAGCGAGCCTTTGTGGCGCCTCTTGTGCCGGCCTCAGGGGCGCAGCTTCCAGAGGATGGTGTGCCGGTGTGGCTGCTATCTGCAGTGACCGACAGAGATCTGCCCAGGCTGCTGCTCCTTCTGGCCCACAGCACTAAAGAACAAATCAACGCTCCGCCGGCCGGCTCGCCTTCGCTGCCGCGCACGGCTCTGCACGCTGCCTGCCAGCTGGGAGATGTGGTCATGACACAGCTGCTCATCTGG TATGGAATCGATGTGAAAGCGAAAGATAACCAAGGCCAGACGGCCATGATGCTGGCCACGAAAAAAGGGAGCAAAAGCTGCATCGATATTTTGCTCCAGCACGGCTGCCCCAACGAGACGTCGCCCACCGCTGCCACGCCCATCCTCAGTCGCCGCTCCAGCACCGCCAGCCTGGGTCGGACCAGCTCCAGGAAACGGTAG
- the agap2 gene encoding arf-GAP with GTPase, ANK repeat and PH domain-containing protein 2 isoform X6 — protein MTSNSKTVNSAAIKAEIKRHDSLQTAINRLAKQFERVGDQQLRSGLKVYLHSIQVNIANSQEWTLSRSIPELRLGVLGSLKSGKSALVNKYITGSYSAVEKPDGGRYKKEVLVDGQSHLLLIREEAGPPDAQFSSWADAVILVFSLENEASFQELYQLYSQLSAFRSDIPVIVVGTQDKISSTNPRVIEDQRARQLCIDVRHSLFYETCATYGFNVDRVFSEAAQKIVAQKKQAALQACKSLPNSPSHSGGSTPGSASFPGQASNGPSIGYAYSLPSTPVVSHRELRVAQGDGGGSVNARSLKSIPRRPSLFKNRDTDKKGGDAKGDLSSLRGVPIKQGILWKRSGSSLNKEWKKKYVTLSNNGTLSYHSSSSDYTQNTHGKEIDLLRVTVKVPGKRPPRAVAPTGPSPAPPGAVPGVNGLSKELPAADSTSTVPQLCPATLSVVADDRSGGLSPQGGERGLQRCPSSLSTKAQSVDALEATAGSFGGKDPSQSSPMSDRKKNRRKKSMNQKGDAAVGQAEEEENADFIIVSFTGQTWHFEAPSMDERDSWVTAIESQILASLGSCESGRNKARRSSQSEAVALQAIRNAKGNSQCVDCEAPNPTWASLNLGALICIECSGIHRNLGTHLSRVRSLDLDDWPGELTQVLAAIGNHMANSIWESCTQGRTKPTPSATREERESWIRAKYEQRAFVAPLVPASGAQLPEDGVPVWLLSAVTDRDLPRLLLLLAHSTKEQINAPPAGSPSLPRTALHAACQLGDVVMTQLLIWYGIDVKAKDNQGQTAMMLATKKGSKSCIDILLQHGCPNETSPTAATPILSRRSSTASLGRTSSRKR, from the exons tAAATATTGCCAACAGCCAGGAGTGGACGCTGAGCAGATCCATCCCTGAGCTGAGACTG GGTGTTCTGGGAAGTCTGAAAAGTGGCAAATCGGCGCTGgtaaacaaatacatcacagGCAGTTACTCCGCAGTCGAGAAACCTGATG GTGGACGGTACAAAAAGGAAGTGCTGGTGGATGGTCAGAGTCATTTATTATTGATCAGAGAGGAGGCTGGACCACCTGATGCACAG TTCAGCAGCTGGGCTGATGCAGTCATTCTGGTCTTCAGCTTGGAGAATGAGGCCAGTTTCCAGGAGCTCTACCAGCTCTACAGCCAGCTCAGCGCCTTCCGCTCAGACATCCCAGTCATAGTGGTCGGCACACAAG atAAAATCAGCAGCACCAACCCTCGCGTGATTGAAGATCAGAGAGCCAGACAGCTGTGTATTGACGTGCGTCACTCCCTCTTTTACGAGACCTGCGCCACCTACGGGTTCAACGTTGACCGAGTGTTTTCAGAGG ctgctcAGAAGATTGTAGCTCAGAAGAAGCAGGCAGCACTGCAGGCCTGCAAGTCTCTGCCTAACTCACCCAGTCACTCGGGAGGTTCCACACCTGGATCAGCATCGTTCCCTGGACAG gCCAGTAATGGCCCCAGTATCGGCTACGCCTACTCCCTCCCCTCCACCCCTGTGGTGAGCCACAGAGAGCTGCGAGTTGCACAGGGAGACGGGGGAGGCAGCGTCAACGCTCGCTCGCTGAAGAGCATCCCCAGACGCCCCTCGCTCTTCAAG AACCGGGACACAGACAAAAAAGGTGGCGACGCTAAAGGCGACCTGAGCAGCCTGCGGGGCGTTCCGATCAAACAG GGCATCCTGTGGAAGAGGAGTGGGAGCTCTCTGAATAAGGAGTGGAAGAAGAAATATGTCACCCTGTCCAACAATGGCACGCTGTCTTATCACTCCAGCTCCAGT GACTACACGCAGAATACCCATGGAAAGGAAATCGATCTGCTGCGTGTGACTGTTAAAGTTCCCGGGAAACGTCCTCCAAGAGCAGTCGCACCGACAGGCCCCTCGCCCGCCCCCCCTGGAGCTGTACCTGGAGTCAACGGGCTGAGTAAAGAGCTGCCAGCCGCTGATAGCACCAGTACAG TTCCTCAGTTGTGTCCAGCTACCCTCTCTGTCGTTGCCGATGACCGGTCTGGCGGTTTGTCCCCTCAAGGAGGTGAGCGAGGACTTCAGCGCTGCCCCTCCTCATTGTCCACCAAAGCACAAAGTGTCG ATGCCCTGGAAGCGACAGCCGGTTCGTTTGGTGGAAAAGATCCCAGCCAATCATCTCCCATGAGCGACAGGAAGAAgaacaggaggaagaagagcatGAATCAGAAAGGGGATGCAGCCGTCGGGCAAGCCGAAG AGGAAGAGAATGCCGACTTCATCATAGTGTCGTTTACTGGGCAGACGTGGCACTTTGAGGCTCCGAGCATGGACGAGAGGGACTCGTGGGTCACAGCTATAGAGAGCCAAATCCTGGCAAGTCTTGGTTCCTGTGAGAGTGGCAGAAACAAG GCGCGGAGGAGCAGTCAGAGCGAGGCCGTAGCGCTCCAGGCCATCCGAAATGCCAAAGGCAACAGTCAGTGTGTGGACTGCGAAGCACCGA ATCCCACTTGGGCCAGTCTCAATCTGGGTGCGCTGATCTGCATCGAGTGCTCAGGGATCCACCGAAACCTGGGGACTCACCTGTCCCGTGTGCGCTCGCTGGACCTGGACGACTGGCCGGGAGAGCTCACACAGGTGCTGGCTGCCATCGGAAACCACATGGCCAACAGCATCTGGGAGAGCTGCACCCAAGGACGGACCAAACCCACACCGAGTGCGACACG agAGGAGCGAGAGTCATGGATCCGTGCCAAGTATGAACAGCGAGCCTTTGTGGCGCCTCTTGTGCCGGCCTCAGGGGCGCAGCTTCCAGAGGATGGTGTGCCGGTGTGGCTGCTATCTGCAGTGACCGACAGAGATCTGCCCAGGCTGCTGCTCCTTCTGGCCCACAGCACTAAAGAACAAATCAACGCTCCGCCGGCCGGCTCGCCTTCGCTGCCGCGCACGGCTCTGCACGCTGCCTGCCAGCTGGGAGATGTGGTCATGACACAGCTGCTCATCTGG TATGGAATCGATGTGAAAGCGAAAGATAACCAAGGCCAGACGGCCATGATGCTGGCCACGAAAAAAGGGAGCAAAAGCTGCATCGATATTTTGCTCCAGCACGGCTGCCCCAACGAGACGTCGCCCACCGCTGCCACGCCCATCCTCAGTCGCCGCTCCAGCACCGCCAGCCTGGGTCGGACCAGCTCCAGGAAACGGTAG
- the zbtb39 gene encoding zinc finger and BTB domain-containing protein 39 encodes MRIRLQCPGHAASLLSELNRCRQSRQYCDVFLQVGNRTFAAHRAVLACAGTYFRNLFTRTPTASSAAFSLEFISPANFEKVLTFVYTGEIVTDLIDVGVLYELAERLGVSELVKACHATFPDLQASVSANCNVSSPGDVTLDSSMVAAPPTVVAVSAASVPSVCSSAASCSSLSSSAGPSAAPTPAAAPSPLFQIRMGRSGREVQAGPLSLDLKAEDVQSHIGYGQMGADHQLPGGPPLTTSSSSLSLQADGLQPVGPVLQLKTEHGLNDGEAGGCCEDGDTDGQMVSESAGDSLSRSSNPVTSESCSLPDSSAQLGAEACAPTSSSGESPGSLQVAAVEGGVVDVQQDSRLMFGEVEEGDTEEEREALQGNGAVEGTEEEQWRQLAGEIIELSDDENFMEEGEEEDEDEDDLVCVENGDGGNASSQVTGSTVTCKACTVALPADPAAIRRHGETHLTELGLCRVCGASFPDRAAGIAHSFTHVGVQLFTCDMCHLQFCSQKKLLRHHRQTASSYTIPQGALTNSSHSQELQCAVCSKSLSKDFQTLKDHLLSHVCPQSLSCGVCHLPQLSLCSLLWHALAHLSLPVFTCPHCARCFVERALLDRHMAVHAEEAAAKEREQSALRAYGVKADGGGSGGGAEELHCFLCPQTFRSSSAFQYHLSLHTSDSTGSGGTAGGQGWLGKRKADQSLECPPSSCSSSSSRDVSGLVKMSNFGLGLGMGISVSDKFFQGPMHGVSSGVLTNGSSSQDSGVGPAGVRGKWYRCRYCGKRFAHSGEFTYHLRIHTGEKPYQCKVCLRFFRGRSTMICHLKTHAGALMYRCTICGLYFSTLKLVSSHMELHKDHLPPDFNIEQTFMYNDHSKEPLPTVDT; translated from the exons ATGAGGATCCGGCTGCAGTGTCCCGGCCACGCTGCCAGCCTTCTCTCTGAGCTTAACCGTTGCCGCCAATCACGTCAGTACTGTGATGTGTTCCTGCAAGTTGGCAACCGGACATTCGCAGCCCACCGTGCAGTGCTGGCCTGCGCCGGGACGTACTTTCGCAACTTGTTCACCAGAACTCCCACCGCGTCCAGCGCCGCCTTCTCTTTGGAGTTTATCTCCCCAGCTAACTTTGAGAAAGTGCTGACATTTGTCTACACCGGGGAGATAGTGACTGATCTCATAGATGTCGGGGTCCTGTACGAGCTGGCCGAGCGGCTCGGGGTCAGTGAACTGGTGAAGGCTTGTCACGCTACCTTCCCTGACCTGCAGGCTTCTGTGTCTGCAAACTGCAATGTCAGCAGTCCCGGTGATGTCACCCTGGACTCCAGCATGGTGGCCGCTCCACCCACAGTGGTTGCAGTTAGTGCAGCTTCTGTGCCGTCTGTGTGCTCCTCCGCCGCCTCCTGCTCCTCTCTGTCTTCATCGGCTGGCCCGTCTGCTGCCCCgactcctgctgctgctccctCCCCTCTTTTCCAAATCAGGATGGGCAGGTCAGGCCGCGAAGTTCAAGCCGGGCCTCTGTCTCTGGACCTAAAGGCAGAAGATGTCCAGTCACATATCGGCTACGGGCAGATGGGAGCAGATCATCAGTTACCAGGAGGACCGCCTTtaaccaccagcagcagcagcctttcCCTTCAGGCTGACGGCTTGCAGCCTGTGGGACCTGTGCTCCAGCTGAAGACCGAACACGGGCTGAACGATGGGGAGGCGGGAGGCTGCTGTGAGGACGGTGACACAGATGGTCAAATGGTTTCTGAGAGCGCGGGCGACTCTTTGTCCCGGAGCAGCAACCCTGTTACGTCTGAGTCTTGCTCCCTCCCTGACTCTTCAGCTCAGCTTGGCGCTGAAGCCTGCGCCCCGACATCATCCTCAGGAGAGTCTCCAGGCAGCCTTCAGGTGGCAGCGGTGGAAGGTGGCGTCGTCGACGTGCAGCAGGACAGCAGGCTGATGTTTGGGGAAGTGGAGGAAGGAGACactgaggaggagagggaggctcTGCAAGGTAATGGAGCAGTGGAGGGAACAGAGGAAGAGCAGTGGAGACAGTTGGCAGGAGAGATCATCGAGCTGAGCGATGATGAGAACTTcatggaggagggagaggaggaggacgaggatgaagatgaccttgtgtgtgtggagaATGGAGATGGAGGGAATGCGAGTAGCCAG GTGACAGGAAGCACGGTGACATGTAAAGCTTGCACAGTGGCACTCCCAGCAGATCCAGCTGCCATCAGAAGACACGGTGAGACGCACCTGACGGAGCTGGGGCTCTGCAGGGTGTGCGGAGCCTCTTTTCCAGACCGTGCTGCGGGCATCGCCCACTCCTTCACCCATGTGGGAGTGCAGCTCTTCACCTGTGACATGTGCCACTTGCAGTTCTGCAGTCAAAAGAAACTGCTGCGGCACCACCGCCAGACAGCATCCAGTTACACCATCCCACAGGGGGCGCTGACCAACAGCAGCCACAGCCAAGAGCTGCAGTGTGCTGTATGCAGCAAATCCCTCAGCAAGGACTTCCAG ACTCTCAAAGACCACCTGCTGAGCCACGTGTGCCCCCAGAGCCTGAGCTGTGGCGTGTGTCACCTCCCCCAGCTGTCCCTGTGCTCCCTACTGTGGCACGCCCTCGCCCACCTCTCCCTGCCCGTCTTCACCTGCCCGCACTGCGCCCGCTGCTTTGTAGAGCGCGCCCTGCTGGACAGACACATGGCTGTGCATGCTGAGGAGGCGGCAGCTAAGGAGAGAGAGCAGTCGGCGCTGAGGGCTTACGGAGTCAAAGCAGATGGAGGTGGCAGTGGAGGAGGAGCGGAGGAGCTGCATTGCTTCCTGTGCCCGCAGACGTTTCGCTCGTCCTCTGCGTTTCAGTACCACCTCAGTCTGCACACCAGCGACTCCACGGGGAGCGGAGGAACCGCTGGCGGCCAGGGGTGGTTAGGGAAACGTAAAGCGGATCAGTCTCTGGAGTGCCCGCCGtcttcctgctcctcctcctcgtcacGGGACGTCAGCGGGCTCGTTAAAATGAGCAACTTCGGTTTGGGTTTGGGAATGGGCATCAGCGTGTCAGACAAGTTTTTTCAAGGGCCGATGCACGGCGTGTCCTCTGGAGTCCTGACGAACGGAAGCTCCAGTCAGGACAGCGGTGTCGGACCTGCAGGGGTGCGTGGGAAGTGGTACCGGTGTCGCTACTGTGGTAAACGTTTCGCTCACTCGGGGGAGTTCACCTACCACCTCCGTATCCACACCGGGGAGAAACCCTACCAGTGTAAAGTGTGTCTGCGCTTCTTCAGGGGGCGCTCCACCATGATCTGCCACCTGAAGACGCACGCCGGCGCCCTGATGTACCGCTGCACCATCTGCGGCCTTTACTTCTCCACGCTGAAGCTGGTGTCGTCACACATGGAGCTCCACAAGGACCACTTACCGCCGGACTTCAACATCGAGCAGACCTTCATGTACAATGATCACTCTAAAGAACCGCTGCCCACTGTGGACACCTGA
- the ackr5 gene encoding G-protein coupled receptor 182, with the protein MTIFNHSLDYLNGTPWFVFDCTLQLNTNSRRIALFLMYLFIFMVGLMENTLVVWVNWRRRHSSNAVLFCIINVSLSDLMVIVILPFFMMEVTMDQVWLWGRFLCKVTHLIYVINFYSSSFFLAFMTLERYFSLSRPSSSSFFPAGGRKRWVVCGGLWGLSLFLALLENVHVNLLEWEEPGCYMLPEYNYIEWFVTVSFLCLVFQFLVPAAVIITCNVLIARTANRATDVQNRRDVWLVHVYSLVFVMCWLPYHLVMFLMIIDDLEPYVFSCNTVEVLYFSFSVVQTISLLHCVANPFLYNFLSKSFRNNLINTMLNYIPREGTAEQVGPRANAKTANEGGRDPGKRSNASTSHSDVGS; encoded by the coding sequence ATGACCATTTTCAACCACTCGCTTGACTACTTGAACGGCACGCCATGGTTCGTCTTCGACTGCACCCTCCAGCTCAACACGAACTCCCGGCGCATCGCCCTCTTCCTGATGTACCTTTTCATCTTCATGGTGGGCCTGATGGAGAACACGCTGGTCGTCTGGGTCAACTGGCGCCGAAGGCATTCCTCCAATGCGGTCCTCTTCTGCATCATCAACGTGAGCCTGTCGGACCTGATGGTGATTGTGATCCTTCCTTTCTTCATGATGGAGGTGACCATGGACCAGGTCTGGCTGTGGGGTCGCTTCCTCTGCAAGGTCACCCACCTCATCTACGTGATCAACTTCtacagcagctccttcttcctGGCCTTCATGACCCTCGAACGCTATTTCTCACTGTCAAGACCGTCATCGTCAAGCTTCTTCCCTGCAGGAGGCCGGAAGCGGTGGGTGGTCTGTGGGGGCCTCTGGGGGCTCTCCTTGTTTCTGGCTCTGTTAGAGAACGTCCATGTGAATCTTCTGGAGTGGGAAGAGCCAGGTTGTTACATGCTGCCTGAATACAACTACATCGAATGGTTCGTCACTGTGTCTTTCTTGTGCCTGGTTTTCCAGTTCCTGGTCCCCGCTGCTGTCATCATTACCTGCAATGTGCTGATTGCTCGTACAGCCAACAGGGCGACGGATGTGCAGAACCGACGGGATGTTTGGCTGGTGCACGTATACTCCCTTGTGTTTGTAATGTGCTGGCTCCCCTACCACTTGGTCATGTTCTTGATGATAATAGACGACCTTGAGCCCTATGTATTCAGCTGCAACACGGTGGAAGTGCTCTACTTTTCTTTCAGCGTGGTGCAGACCATTTCGCTTTTGCACTGTGTTGCCAACCCCTTCCTCTACAACTTCCTCAGCAAGAGCTTTCGGAACAACCTGATCAACACCATGTTGAACTACATTCCCAGAGAGGGGACTGCAGAACAGGTGGGACCCAGAGCCAACGCCAAAACTGCAAATGAGGGCGGTAGAGACCCGGGGAAGCGGAGTAACGCCAGCACCAGCCATTCTGATGTTGGATCATAA